The genomic DNA ATGGAAGCACAGAGCAGCATCCTCGCAAATAAATACGCTGAGGGTTACCCCGGTGAGCGTTACTATAACGGATGCCAATTTATGGACGATGTTGAATCACTCGCCATTGAACGCGCGAAAGCACTCTTCGGTGCCGAGCACATCAACGTCCAGCCGCACGCCGGTTCCCAAGCGAACATGGCAGTCTATCATGCTTTGCTGGAACCAGGCGACACGATTCTGGGTATGTCTCTCAGTCAAGGTGGACATCTCACGCATGGTGCCGGCGTCAATTTCTCGGGCACCCTTTACAATATCGTTGCTTATGGTGTTGACGCCGATACCGAGCGGATCGACATGGCAGAAATCGCACGTCTTGCCAAAGCGCACCGTCCGAAACTTATTGTCGTCGGTGCAACGGCTTATCCTCGGCACTTCGACTTTGCGGCGTGGCGGCAGGTCGCTGATTCCGTAGGTGCCTACCTGCTGGCAGATATAGCCCATATCGCCGGACTTATTGCGGGTGGTGTCCATCCGGATCCTGTTCCCTACAGTGATGTGATTACGACAACAACTCATAAGACCTTAAGGGGACCTCGCGGTGCGATGATTATGTGTAAAGCCGAATATGCAGACAAGATTGACCGGGCTGTGTTTCCGGGCTTACAAGGGGGTCCCTTCCTGCATACAATCGCTGCCAGAGCTGTTGCCTTCAAAGAAGCAAGCGAACCTGCCTTTAAGACATATCAGGCACAGATCGTTAAAAATGCTAAGGCACTCGCGGCACGGTTAATTGAAAACGGGTTCCGATTGGTGAGCGGTGGCACCGACAATCATCTGATGCTGATAGACCTTACTTCCAAATATGAGAAGCTTAGTGGACGGCAAGCCGCCGATCATTTGGAAGATGCCGGAATTATTGTGAATAAAAACACGATTCCTTACGACAAAAGGAAACCGAGAACCACGAGCGGTCTCCGTCTCGGGACACCGATGCTTACAACACGCGGTATGAAAGAGGATGAGATGGTTCTCGTCGCCGATTTCATCGCAGAAACGCTCGAAAATAGGCAGAAAGCCTCTATCAAACGGCAAATCCGAGGGAAAGTCAAGGCACTCTGCGCGCAATTCCCAATTTACGAATACCTAAAATAGTTGCCAGTTATCAGTAAACTATGAACTACAAAGCGGCACTCGCCTATATTGAAGGGTTTATTGACTATGAAAGGAGTCCTGATTTTTCACGGCAGGCACGGCTTTACAATTTAGACAGGATTTCCCTATTGCTGGCGCTGCTCGGCAATCCACACGATAGACTGCGGGTTGTCCATATCGCAGGGAGCAAAGGGAAAGGTTCCACTGCCGCACTCATAGCCTCAGTGCTTACGCATGCAGGCTACAAAACGGGTTTGTTTACATCTCCACATCTCATTACACCGCGGGAACGGTGTCGTATTGATGGGGTCCTCATCTCAGAAGCAGACGTTGCTTTCTATATTGAGAAACTCAAGCCTGCAATTGAGACTGTTTCTGCCTCTGCGTTCGGACGTGTCTCATTTTTTGAAATATATACTGCGCTTGCTTTTTCCTATTTCGCTGATAGCGGAACAGACTTTGCTGTTATCGAAGTCGGTTTAGGTGGTAGACTCGATGCAACGAACGTTGTTACGCCAGTCGCGACCGTTATTACACCGATCGGTTTAGAGCACACTGCAATATTGGGAGAAAGTTATGCTGAGATAGCAAGAGAGAAAGCCGAAATCATTAAACAGGAATGCCCGTTGGCACTTGCCCTGCAACACCCAGAAGCGCGAGCGGTATTTGAGGAAGTGGCAAACAAGCGTAAGGCACGGATTGTTGAACCCGAAGTCCTTGATGCGGTGTGTAAGCCGCGCCTTCAAAAAGCAGAACAAGATTCGTGCGTATCAGTCTCGCGTCTCATTCAAAATGCCGAGGGTTTACCGATAGCACAGGAATTTGACGTGGAAACGGATTTGGAGCGTTATCCGCAGCTTCGTATCCCGCTCCTTGGACACCATCAGTTTATAAATGCAACAACTGCTGTCGCAGCGATTGAGTGCCTAAAACAGGAAGGATACAAAGTTCCGAAAGTTAGTGTGTATGCCGGATTTAAGGACGTGGCGTGGCCAGGCCGGATTCAACGAATCAGGTCTTCGCCAATTGTTGTCGTTGATGGTGCGCATTCTCCC from Candidatus Poribacteria bacterium includes the following:
- a CDS encoding serine hydroxymethyltransferase, with translation MNTLESKLGEVDPQIVEIAAKDLTRQQDALMLIPSENYASRAVMEAQSSILANKYAEGYPGERYYNGCQFMDDVESLAIERAKALFGAEHINVQPHAGSQANMAVYHALLEPGDTILGMSLSQGGHLTHGAGVNFSGTLYNIVAYGVDADTERIDMAEIARLAKAHRPKLIVVGATAYPRHFDFAAWRQVADSVGAYLLADIAHIAGLIAGGVHPDPVPYSDVITTTTHKTLRGPRGAMIMCKAEYADKIDRAVFPGLQGGPFLHTIAARAVAFKEASEPAFKTYQAQIVKNAKALAARLIENGFRLVSGGTDNHLMLIDLTSKYEKLSGRQAADHLEDAGIIVNKNTIPYDKRKPRTTSGLRLGTPMLTTRGMKEDEMVLVADFIAETLENRQKASIKRQIRGKVKALCAQFPIYEYLK
- a CDS encoding bifunctional folylpolyglutamate synthase/dihydrofolate synthase encodes the protein MNYKAALAYIEGFIDYERSPDFSRQARLYNLDRISLLLALLGNPHDRLRVVHIAGSKGKGSTAALIASVLTHAGYKTGLFTSPHLITPRERCRIDGVLISEADVAFYIEKLKPAIETVSASAFGRVSFFEIYTALAFSYFADSGTDFAVIEVGLGGRLDATNVVTPVATVITPIGLEHTAILGESYAEIAREKAEIIKQECPLALALQHPEARAVFEEVANKRKARIVEPEVLDAVCKPRLQKAEQDSCVSVSRLIQNAEGLPIAQEFDVETDLERYPQLRIPLLGHHQFINATTAVAAIECLKQEGYKVPKVSVYAGFKDVAWPGRIQRIRSSPIVVVDGAHSPASMEALCRTLRQSFRYNRVTFIVSLMKDKNLIAIGTVVSQMADVVIATQISDNPRVMSAEALQNSWENVCENITACPTLEAAITKAVSDTSPTDLICVTGSLYLVGQALEIFGPISSNHKEN